One genomic region from Asterias amurensis chromosome 7, ASM3211899v1 encodes:
- the LOC139939993 gene encoding shiftless antiviral inhibitor of ribosomal frameshifting protein homolog, which translates to MVVCLHCCRVCLHCCRLEVNNMGDDMQRIFYIPEEKLLDKHSNIPQAQAENQIASICKAIRHESNNSVTVQHDMQANNTVRFTIQGQMDRIQVAMGILERRLTKERRQDRLTLPQNVVALTIDNLRAHNQATTKQRQFACGPCQNIWWRKVFVYKPVSRCNRCHVRYDPVPLEQMYGWGRFSCPQCKNVFWGRAQYGVASVCYGCQTMVLPDADSIGMSRPGNRRFTGNIHACAACNNGAIRPCPAYNRVLYPSTPHVSTGSTASTFLTQQSYDYRDAMN; encoded by the exons ATGGTCGTCTGCCTCCATTGTTGCAGGGTATGCCTCCATTGTTGCAGGCTTGAAGTGAACAACATGGGTGACGATATGCAAAGG ATTTTTTACATACCTGAAGAAAAGTTGCTGGATAAACATTCCAATATTCCTCAAGCACAAGCAGAGAATCAA ATTGCATCAATATGCAAAGCTATAAGACATGAGTCTAATAACTCGGTAACTGTGCAACATGACATGCAGGCCAACAATACTGTACGATTCACCATTCAGGGCCAGATGGATCGCATACAGGTTGCAATGGGTATTCTGGAAAGACGACTTACAAAG GAGCGTCGACAAGATCGATTGACTCTACCCCAGAATGTTGTGGCCCTAACCATTGACAACCTGCGTGCCCATAACCAAGCCACGACAAAACAAAGACAGTTTGCTTGCGGGCCTTGCCAGAACATCTGGTGGCGGAAAGTCTTTGTCTACAAACCAGTGTCAAG GTGCAATCGCTGCCACGTTCGCTACGACCCTGTGCCGCTTGAACAGATGTATGGCTGGGGGAGGTTTTCATGTCCGCAGTGCAAAAATGTCTTCTGGGGACGAGCCCAATACGGAGTCGCTTCTGTTTGCTACGGATGCCAGACTATG GTCCTGCCTGATGCTGACTCTATAGGGATGAGTCGACCCGGCAATCGTAGGTTCACCGGGAACATCCATGCCTGCGCTGCCTGTAACAATGGCGCCATACGTCCATGCCCTGCCTACAACCGCGTGTTGTATCCAAGCACGCCCCATGTAAGCACAGGTTCCACTGCATCTACGTTCCTGACTCAGCAGAGTTATGATTACAGGGATGCAATGAATTAG
- the LOC139940090 gene encoding A disintegrin and metalloproteinase with thrombospondin motifs 1-like, with the protein MRSTSPITRRDYINTYSRYSHGFMLFFKMNLNWVATALLVTVAVLAGKASSLYISDENDLTHNEIRSYFGGVVSGARKGHNYDIIEIWDQPESTLDKLPLRSASHNNHHDIHFTAFREKFHLRLHKNDWLVRDGLRMETLGRNGSVVDSKVVLGDCHYFGKMVSHNSSSIALSKCNGLTGMFSYDQHDLFVKPLRNDHAEQYRRRRRDAVDPHIVYRRSVDDGSDAAARFCSPPPPERDPETGLTVDEEMIAALDGKILPPSLQSGQKFMELMVTVDNEMRKYHGNDDLDTYVTSILNIVARRFVDPSLDANIHLHLVKFYVLESDEVGTASDQFPTDYTFTVTNNGHDLLDDFCQWQARRNTVDDADPNHWDNAMLITRYDLINPTDGSNSLLGRAPVGGTCHHTRQCSINQDDGLGSALTIAHETGHTLNLNHDSSYGCPDSINIMSAIRSSGENAFSWSMCSQTNIQKFLRNPMSSCLNDEPAGSRISTNELPGTIYSYADQCRFTIGVEGFIYPVNGKVVCSVLACADSGRARRSSGTPVMEGTECGTDKWCIDGKCVQRVALQGAVDGQWSDWQAIFKPCSRTCGGGVRLRKIRYCNNPRPSNGGRSCEGNSEDFEVCENQPCETSQDEFRDEQCKATSDTPLNGVLYNWLTGYTNGLTGDELCEHKCLSEDRIINGREPFQFIDGTRCWHGEEADADKLELCLGGTCRTFGCDGREGSDAVFDNCGWCNGDGSKCTLVSNSFTGGDSIGFNRVLTLPSGSTRVQLSNLNNRYSYLALKYSDEYVVEGNGRYAPSSGRYSAGNAVVIYTRRNGVEEMTITGPTDGEIVVDAYLVLDPNVNYAGGVNVRPDIRYQYYQPSGAQESYQWTTSSFSECSRTCGGGRQTRSVTCRLMTADGRTVTAEKSLCPQPKPSTRQPCNVDACLAEIPAQWETSQWFPCSETCGQGTRVRMASCIRDGIEAPGMCDDSIKPSIQESCTVQECPSIDQDCNGLSVKSSGIIDTLGRTTSKSTCTQIIAVAPGKMIDLKIIQLSVDCNKESFILKFGRSEQRLCGRITNRLFTIPTNILSIEHNLMDSSLFGGYHLTYSLTDATTQPNPCDRVMTKAKGSITSPNWPNPYGANQICTTTIVAAPGKTIKLKFKKFVLDGAEPSCLTDSVSITDLANLQSKSVNCGTKKRFNYRSKSNMMTVVFRSDSNTQLQGFKANVLHLN; encoded by the exons ATGCGATCAACATCACCCATCACCCGAAGAGACTACATAAATACTTACTCtagatattcacatggttttatgttatttttcaaaatgaatttaaACTGGGTGGCGACCGCATTGCTGGTAACGGTTGCTGTTTTGGCGGGAAAGGCAAGCTCGTTGTATATTTCG GACGAGAATGATCTGACTCATAATGAAATAAGAAGCTATTTTGGAGGAGTGGTTTCTGGAGCACGAAAAG GACACAACTACGACATTATTGAAATATGGGACCAGCCGGAGTCCACCCTGGACAAGCTCCCACTTCGTTCGGCATCCCACAACAATCATCACGATATTCACTTCACGGCCTTCCGGGAAAAATTCCACCTTCGCCTCCACAAGAACGACTGGCTCGTCCGGGACGGATTGCGGATGGAAACCCTTGGACGTAACGGGTCCGTTGTGGACAGCAAGGTTGTACTAGGTGACTGCCACTACTTTGGGAAAATGGTGTCTCACAACAGCTCATCTATTGCACTCAGTAAATGCAATGGTTTG ACTGGAATGTTCAGTTATGACCAGCACGACCTTTTTGTGAAGCCACTACGCAATGACCACGCGGAACAATATAGACGAAGAAGAAGAGATGCGGTTGACCCTCACATCGTGTACCGACGGTCTGTGGATGACGGTAGTGATGCGGCAGCCAGGTTCTGTAGCCCTCCGCCAC CGGAGAGAGACCCCGAGACAGGTTTGACCGTAGATGAAGAAATGATTGCTGCCCTCGACGGCAAGATATTGCCACCTTCTCTACAATCTGGCCAGAAATTCATGGAACTGATGGTCACCGTGGACAACGAAATGCGCAAATATCACGGAAACGATGATCTGGACACCTACGTCACTAGCATTTTGAATATT GTTGCTCGTCGATTTGTTGATCCAAGCCTCGATGCCAATATTCATCTTCATCTGGTTAAGTTTTATGTTCTGGAGAGCGATGAAGTAGGCACG GCATCTGATCAGTTTCCGACGGACTACACTTTCACTGTCACCAACAATGGCCATGATCTCTTGGATGACTTCTGTCAATGGCAAGCAAGAAGGAACACAGTCGATGATGCTGACCCTAATCATTGGGATAATGCTATGCTCATAACAAG ATATGATCTGATCAACCCAACGGATGGTTCCAATTCCCTTCTGGGCAGGGCACCAGTTGGAGGCACCTGCCACCATACTCGCCAGTGTTCAATCAATCAGGATGATGGGTTGGGATCAGCTTTGACCATTGCACATGAGACTGGCCACAC ACTGAACTTGAATCACGACAGTTCATATGGATGTCCAGATAGCATTAACATCATGTCAGCTATAAGGTCATCAGGGGAGAATGCCTTCTCTTGGTCAATGTGCAGCCAAACCAACATACAGAAATTCTTAAG AAACCCAATGAGTAGTTGTTTGAACGATGAACCAGCAGGCAGTCGTATATCCACCAATGAGCTCCCAGGTACCATCTACAGCTATGCTGACCAATGTAGATTCACCATTGGTGTTGAAGGGTTCATATACCCAGTAAACGGAAAG GTTGTTTGCTCAGTGCTGGCATGTGCAGATTCAGGCAGAGCACGGAGGTCCTCAGGAACTCCAGTAATGGAAGGAACAGAATGTGGGACTGATAAG TGGTGTATTGATGGTAAGTGTGTCCAGAGAGTGGCCTTACAAGGAGCAGTGGATGGTCAGTGGTCAGACTGGCAAGCTATATTCAAACCATGCTCACGTACATGCGGTGGGGGCGTAAGGCTACGCAAGATTCGCTACTGCAATAACCCAAG ACCCTCAAATGGTGGAAGGAGCTGTGAAGGAAACAGTGAAGATTTTGAAGTTTGTGAAAACCAG CCTTGTGAAACATCTCAAGATGAATTCAGAGATGAACAGTGTAAAGCAACGAGTGACACGCCGTTAAATGGAGTCCTCTACAACTGGCTAACAGGATACACCAATGGTCTGACAG GGGATGAGCTATGTGAGCATAAATGCCTGAGCGAAGACAGAATAATCAATGGTAGGGAGCCATTTCAGTTTATTGATGGAACACGATGCTGGCATGGTGAGGAAGCTGATGCTGATAAACTTGAGCTGTGCCTTGGAGGAACATGCAGG ACTTTTGGGTGTGATGGGCGAGAAGGTTCAGATGCAGTGTTTGACAACTGCGGCTGGTGCAACGGTGATGGGTCCAAATGCACCCTGGTCTCCAATAGCTTCACTGGTGGTGATAGTATAG GTTTCAATCGTGTTTTGACTTTGCCTTCTGGTTCAACCAGAGTACAGCTATCCAACCTCAACAACCGATACTCCTACTTGG CTTTGAAGTACAGTGATGAGTATGTCGTAGAAGGCAATGGTAGATACGCTCCATCCAGTGGACGATACAGTGCAGGAAATGCTGTTGTTATCTACACTAGGAGAAACGGAGTAGAAGAGATGACCATTACTGGACCAACAGATGGAGAGATCGTCGTAGATGCTTATCTAGTACTAGACCCTAATGTAAACTACGCTGGTGGAGTGAATGTCAGGCCGGATATACGCTACCAGTATTACCAACCGAGTGGAGCTCAGGAATCGTACCA ATGGACGACTTCATCTTTCAGTGAATGCTCAAGGACCTGTGGAGGCGGTAGGCAGACTAGATCAGTGACCTGTCGTCTCATGACTGCTGATGGGAGAACGGTGACTGCAGAGAAGAGCCTCTGCCCTCAGCCCAAGCCTAGTACACGCCAACCATGCAATGTAGATGCTTGCCTCGCTGAGATACCAGCGCAATGGGAGACGAGTCAATGGTTCCCG TGTTCTGAAACTTGTGGGCAAGGAACTCGTGTCAGGATGGCAAGCTGTATACGGGACGGCATCGAGGCCCCCGGGATGTGTGACGATTCCATCAAACCATCGATACAGGAGTCTTGCACTGTGCAGGAATGCCCCTCAATAG ATCAAGACTGCAATGGACTATCTGTGAAATCCTCGGGTATTATCGACACACTCGGTAGAACGACTTCTAAATCAACCTGTACCCAGATCATTGCAGTAGCCCCAGGGAAAATGATTGATCTGAAAATCATACAACTTTCTGTTGACTGCAACAAAG agagttttattttaaagtttggaAGGAGCGAGCAGAGACTTTGCGGACGGATCACCAATCGTCTGTTTACCATACCAACTAATATTCTCAGTATTGAGCATAATCTTATGGATTCTAGTTTATTTGGAGGTTACCATCTCACATACAGCTTGACAGATGCTACCACTCAGCCTAATC CTTGTGACCGGGTGATGACGAAAGCCAAAGGTTCAATCACGAGTCCGAATTGGCCCAATCCGTACGGAGCAAATCAGATTTGTACAACCACCATCGTTGCTGCGCCAGGAAAGACGATTAAACTCAAGTTTAAAAAGTTTGTCTTGGATGGTGCAGAGCCCTCGTGCTTGACTGATTCTGTTTCG ATTACTGATTTGGCCAACCTACAAAGTAAATCTGTAAACTGCGGGACCAAAAAGAGGTTCAACTACCGATCCAAAAGTAACATGATGACTGTGGTGTTCAGGTCGGACTCCAATACTCAACTTCAAGGATTCAAAGCTAATGTACTCCATCTTAACTAA